In the Paramisgurnus dabryanus chromosome 18, PD_genome_1.1, whole genome shotgun sequence genome, ggagtttgtaaaagtacgaagcctggaaatggcaaaatttgcacagaaattacagcaaaaatgcaaaatagcctgtggggtttagagcttggATCCATaggacttttttgtaggtcttggggtgatagatgatcctaccaaatgttgtatctgtacgtttttttgtagctgttctcttgaaattttgcaggtggcgctatcgagtcatttctacacgcccacttctgacgcctacagtataccacatgtaaattttcgtcACTTCCGATGTGTGTGAAAAGTTTTATGAGTTTTTGAGCAAGCTTAGACCttcaaaaatgtgtaatttcgTAGCAAAACCAATAGGGCTTTGCACCCACGGTGCAGGTCATTCTGGCTtactcctcggtgctcgggtcATAAAAATAGATAGATGCTATTCTAACCACAGCTCCAGGGTGGTAGTCCCAACCAGACAGGTTTGTAATGCATGTTTGTGAAACAAAGAAAAATGTTCTCGAAATTCAGTTAATGGATCCTATCACTATATTTCTATACTGAAATGAGATTGAGAGAATAACCTGAAGACAAAGGAATAGAGAGAGCTGTTGTCGGCGGCCCATACTGTAGCATCGCTGTTTTAGCTTATTTCCTTGTTTCTGTAACGAGCTGCTGTGTAAAACTTAATCAATCAATTAAATAATAAGGAAAggaaaacaaatgaaaacatttaaagatgttttccAAAAATTTAAGCAAAAATAGCATTAGGTTTCATGTCAatacacaaaagttttacaaagatacagcctcgTATCCATTTATCTTAAGACCAATAGTGTGGCTCTGTGGCAAAACTctgcacccccccccccccctttaatCATGACTGTATTACAATGATTTACTGTAATGATTTACctagtgtttattttttataagtaTAATTAATTCAGTTatgataaaacataataattgaATGATTTATAAAggcatatttatttaataaaaactaaaaaggAACATAATTTCATGGAGAATGTAATTCTTTGTTTTACAAGGATTTACTAGACAAAATAGATTTGAGACAGTTTTTCTTAAAATTGGTTCATTTGGTTTGTCAGAGAGTAAAACCCAATGACTCACAGAAAGAAATTAATTTTGCTTGCTAAGTAACAAACCTTTTTTTCCTTTACAGAATGAGAAGACTGTGCTGTCGCATCTACAAGGACATACCTGTTTTTATGACATTCATACTCCTAATGTGTCCTTTAACAGTCATATTTTTAGGAGTGAATGAAGACGACTGTTGCCTTGATACCTTCGGGTCAACAGGATTGTTTGACCGAGAACGATTGACAGTACAATATGCCATTAATTGTTCTGCAATATATGAGATGGAACCAGTGGAAGTGGCAAAATCTGAATTCATTCGTAAAAACAAAATCTATGTGGGGCCAACTGACATGAGTATTGTTAATGCCACCTCTGACTGTGATCAGTTTATGACATTAAAGGGTTATGGTGCGGTAAAATGCTCTGAGTCTGAGCGTGAATTTCCTCTTGCTTACTCTTTGGTCGTTCACAAGAATGCCGATCTTGTGGAGAGGTTGTTAAGGGCCATTTATATGCCACATAATGTTTATTGTATACATTATGACCTGAAGTCTTCAGATGACTTTATTTCAGCGATGCAAGGTCTGGCCCGCTGCATCCCTAACGTCTTCATTGCCTCAAAACTGGAGAGGGTGCAATATGCAGGCATCTCACGCCTCCAAGCAGATCTCAATTGTCTGTCTGATCTCCTGGAGTCTGAGGTGAAGTGGAAGTATGTCATCAATCTGTGTGGTCAGGACTTCCCACTGCGAACGAATGCTGAACTGGTGTCAGATCTAAAGAAGCTGAATGGCACGAACATGGTGGAGAGCAAGCGACCAAGAGGAAAACAATGGCGCTGGACTTTTCACCACGAGCTGAAAAATAACAAATCCGAATACTATGAAACTCCTAAAAAAACAACTGAGGAGAAACTTCCTCCACCTCATAACATCGAAATGTTTGTGGGCAGTGCATACTTTGTATTCTCACAGAAATTTGCACGTTTTGTTATGGGGAGTTGTCCAGTCAAAGATTTCTTGGCTTGGTCTGAGGACACATACTCACCTGATGAACATTTTTGGGCAACTCTGGTTCGTATGCCTGGAGTACCAGGAGAGGTGCCAAGATCTGACCCTGATATCACAGAACTGACAACTAAAACCCGTCTGGTTAAGTGGCAGTATTACGAAGGAAAACTTTACCCACTATGCACTGGAACGCTTGTACGGGGGGTGTGTATTTTTGGTGCTGCTGAGCTCAGATGGCTTCTTGACTATGGTCACTGGTTTGCAAATAAAGTGCACCCAAATGTGGATCCAATTATTATTGAATGTCTAGAAGAGAAGCTGTTAGAaaaacaactgatgtctgtATTGTGATGTCTGTATTCATCTGCAGTTAAAATGTAATGCTACTTTTAAAAGGCAACAAAGTTaagctttataaaaaaaactgtagttTAGATGTTTGGTCACTGAATTTGGTGATGTAAAGTATCCGTTTCACAGTTAACACGTGAGATCACGCAATGCATTCTCATACTGTGATAATCACAGTGTGAGCTATATGTGCAGCTCATTGTGATTTCAAAATGTTTAGAAGAGGAAATACAACATAAAGCTaagtacaca is a window encoding:
- the LOC135721722 gene encoding beta-1,3-galactosyl-O-glycosyl-glycoprotein beta-1,6-N-acetylglucosaminyltransferase 4-like, with the translated sequence MRRLCCRIYKDIPVFMTFILLMCPLTVIFLGVNEDDCCLDTFGSTGLFDRERLTVQYAINCSAIYEMEPVEVAKSEFIRKNKIYVGPTDMSIVNATSDCDQFMTLKGYGAVKCSESEREFPLAYSLVVHKNADLVERLLRAIYMPHNVYCIHYDLKSSDDFISAMQGLARCIPNVFIASKLERVQYAGISRLQADLNCLSDLLESEVKWKYVINLCGQDFPLRTNAELVSDLKKLNGTNMVESKRPRGKQWRWTFHHELKNNKSEYYETPKKTTEEKLPPPHNIEMFVGSAYFVFSQKFARFVMGSCPVKDFLAWSEDTYSPDEHFWATLVRMPGVPGEVPRSDPDITELTTKTRLVKWQYYEGKLYPLCTGTLVRGVCIFGAAELRWLLDYGHWFANKVHPNVDPIIIECLEEKLLEKQLMSVL